The genomic stretch CTGGCCAGCCCGACCAGAAGGATCATCCCGCCAAGCCCGGTCAGACCGACCTGCAGGCGGTGCATCGCCTCTGCCCGCGAGCCACCGAGCGGTGCCGGGACAGCCCGTTCTTCATCGGGGCCGAGCAAGGAAAAGAAGGGCTTTTTCGCCATAGCGAGGTTCAGCCTATCACGCCGCGTCGAGCCAGTCGAACACCGGCAGGCCTTTCGAGCGCAGCCAGTCGGCGTTGTAGAGCGTCGAGAGATAGCGGAAGCCGCTGTCGCACAGCACTGTCACGATGCGCGCATCCTTGCGCCCTTCGGCCACGAACTGCTTGCCCATTTCGATCGCTCCGGCAACATTGATGCCCGAGCTGAGACCCAGGCACAGGCCCTCTTCGCGCAACAGGCGCGCGACCCAGTGCAGTCCTTCCTCGTCCGAGATCCGGAACTGCGTGTCGATCGGTGCACCTTCGAGGTTTCCGGTAATGCGGCCCTGCCCGATGCCTTCTGCGACCGAAGACCCTTCGGCCTTCAACTCGCCTTCGGCATAGTAATTGTAGAGCGCGGCTCCATGCGGATCGGTCAGGGCGATGCGGACGTTTTCGTCCAGCTCCTTCAGCCCCATGCCGACGCCGGCAATGGTACCGCCCGTCCCTGCCGCGCAGGTGAAACCGTCGATCCTGCCATCCAGCTGTTGCCACAGCTCCTGCGCCGTGCCTTCGATATGGGCCTTGCGATTGGCGGTATTGTCGAACTGCCCGGCCCAGATCGCGCCTTCGGTCTCTTCCGCCATGCGGCGCGAGACATGCTGGAAGTGATTGGGATCGGCATATTTCGTCGGCGGGACCAGGACCAGTTGCGCGCCCAGCGCCCGCAACGTGTCCATTTTCTCCTTGGACTGGTTGTCGGGCATGACGATGATGGTCTTGTAGCCGAGCGCATTGGCGACCAGCGCCAGACCGATACCGGTGTTACCGGCGGTCCCTTCGACGACGGTTCCGCCGGGTTTCAGGTCGCCGCGTTTCTCGGCATCGCGGATGATGTACAGCGCGGCGCGATCTTTTACCGAACCGCCGGGATTGGCGAATTCGCACTTGCCCCAGATTTCGCATCCGGCAGCCTCGCTCGGCCCCTTCAACAGGACGAGCGGCGTATTTCCGATAAGATCGAGCGTCGAGCCGAAAGGCTTCGTGATATTCATGGACGACGAATTAGGCATTCGCGCCTTTCGCCGCAATGAAGATCAATCTTCATCCGCGATAGTTACCTTGAGGCCGTCGAGATCGCTGGTGAACGGGATCTGGCACGACAGGCGCGAATTCTCGTTCCGGTGGTCGGAACTTTCAAGCAGATCGTCCTCGTCTTCGCTCATCGCGGGCAGCTTGTCCTTGAAGGACGGATCGACATGGATGTGGCACGTCGCGCAGGAACAGCAGCCACCGCACAGGGCCAGCAATTCGTCGAAACCATTGTCGCGGATCGCTTCCATCACGGTCAGGCCATCATCGACCTGGATTTCGGAAGTTTCGCCTTCGCGGGTAGTGACAATCAGCTTGGGCATCTAATTTCGCTTCCTTCTTGGCGGGTCCGGTCACGGCCCCTATCTGCTATTTGCGCGGTTCGCTAAGGTCTGGCGCGCCAATTTGCAAGCGGGGGGAGATGCGAGTGGGGTTGACGGCAGGACAAATCCGCAGCTCGCTGGACGAACTGGCGCAGCGGGAGCCGCGCATTGCAGCCGCGCTGGAGCGCGTCGGATATCCGGAAGAACGCATTCGCCCGACCGGCTACAAGACCCTGCTTCGCACCATCGTCGGACAGCAGGTCTCGGTAGCTGCAGCATCGTCGATGTGGAACAAGCTGGAGGCAGAGCTAGGTGAGGACTTTACCCCGCACTGCGTGCTCGAACGCGATTTCGATACGCTTCGTGCCTGCGGCCTGTCCCGGCAAAAACAGGGCTATGCCCGCAGCCTGTGCGAACTGGTCGCCAGCGGCGATCTCGATTTCGACAGCCTACCTTCCGATGACGAGGAAGCGATTGCGGAACTGACCCGCATCAAGGGCATCGGGCGCTGGTCGGCCGAGATCTACTTGCTCTTTGCCGAAGGGCGCGCCGACATCTGGCCCGCTGGCGATCTCGCCGTGCAAGAGGGGGTCAAGCGCCTGCTCGAACTGGAAGAACGCCCGTCCGAAAAAGAAGCGCGTGCGATTGGCGAGGCCTGGGCCCCGCACCGGGGCGCGATGGCCATCTTTACCTGGCATTTTTACGCCAACCCAGCGCTTTAAAAAGGAAACTTTGCCTCACGCGTCAAACTGTGTTAGCCAAATAACACACGAATTTCGCAACCGGAATCAGGGGAGAATCCAACATGCTCAATTCGAAGCTTCTGGCCCGCGTCGCAGTCCCTGCGATGGCCGCTGGCCTTCTATCCGCCTGCACCACCTATCAAGAAGAGCCGCCAATGACCGCAAATGCCGCCACCGTTCCTGCAGAAGCCGAACTTATCTCGCGCGATGCATTGTTCGGCAATCCGACCCGCTCCGCCGGACGCCTCAGCCCGGACGGCAAATGGCTGAGCTGGCTTGCGCCGAAGGACGACGTGCTCAACGTATGGATGGCACCGGCCGACAATCCCGACGCGGCCAGGGCGATGACATCGTCGACCGATCGTCCGATCCGCCAGTATTTCTGGGCACCCGACTCGCAGAGCCTGCTATACGTGCAGGACAAGGGCGGGGATGAGAACTTCCTGCTTTACGGGATCGACCTTGAAACCGGCAAGGAAACCACCCTTACCCCGTTCGAGAAGACCCGCGTCCAGGTGATGGGCACTTCGGAAACGATCCGCGACAAGATCCTCGTCGGCCTCAACAACCGCGATGCGCGTTTCCATGACGCCTACCTGCTCGACCTCAACACGGGCGAGCTGGAACTGGTGATGGAAAACAACGCTTATGCAGGCTTCCTTGCCGACGACAACCTGACGCTGCGCATGGCCATCCGCCCGAATGCAGCGGGCGGCATGGACTTCTTCCCCATTACCGACGGCGAAATTGCCGAGACGCCGAGCGACACCACAACGCTCGAAGATTCGCTGACCACCCAGCCCGCCGGTTTCACCACCGATGGCAAGACAATGTACTGGATCGACAGCCGTGGCCGTAACACCGCCGCGCTGATCGCACAGGACGTCGCCACCGGCGAAAAACGCATCATTGCCCAGAACGACAAGGCGGATATCGGCGGTGCCATGTCCGATCCGAAGACTGGTGAGATCGAAGCCTATAGCTTCACCTACCTGACCACCGAATGGACCGCGATCGACCCTGAAATCGGCAAGGCGCTGGCCTTCCTCGACAGCAAGCTCGACGGCGATTTCGGCGTCCAGTCGCGCACCGATGACGACAGCAAGTGGATCGTCTGGAACGACCCGCTGACCGCGCCGACCCGCACCTATATCTACGACCGCAAGGCCGGGACGCTGGACGAATTCTACACCACGCGACCGGAGCTGGAGGGCGCACCGCTCCAGCCGATGCATCCGCTCGAAATCAAGAGCCGCGACGGGCTGACCCTGCCCTCATACCTGACCCTGCCGCCTGGCAGCGACAGCAATGGCGACGGCGTTCCGGACAAAGCCGTGCCGATGGTGCTGATGGTCCACGGCGGACCCTGGGCGCGCGACGGCTATGGCTACAACAGCTATCACCAGTGGCTCGCCAACCGCGGCTATGCGGTGATGTCGGTCAACTTCCGCGGCTCGACCGGTTTCGGCAAGGATTTCATCAATGCCGGGAACATGCAGTGGGGCCTCGCCATGCATGACGACCTGATCGACGCGGTCGATTATGCCATCGCGAAGGGCATCACCAGCAGCGACAAGGTCGCCATCATGGGCGGTTCCTATGGCGGCTACGCGACACTGGCCGGATTGACCTTCACGCCCGACAAGTTTGCTTGCGGTGTCGATATCGTCGGCCCTTCGAACCTGGAAACTCTGCTGTCGTCGATCCCGCCCTATTGGGAACCGATGATCGCCCAGTTCCACGAACGCATGGGCAATCCGGCGACCGAGGAAGGGCTCGCCAAGCTGAAGGCCGCCAGCCCGCTCTACAAGGCGGACAAGATCGTGAAGCCGCTGCTGATCGGACAGGGCGCCAACGATCCGCGCGTGAACCAGGCCGAAAGCGACCAGATCGTCGAGGCAATGAAGGCCAAGGGCATTCCGGTGACCTACGTCCTCTATCCCGACGAAGGGCATGGTTTTGCCAAGCCGGCCAACAACATCGCCTTCAACGCGATTACCGAGAACTTCCTCGCGACCTGCCTTGGCGGACGCGCGGAGCCGCTCGGCGGGACGGTCGGCAATTCGACCGCCCAGATCGTGGAAGGTGCGAATTACGTCCAGGGTCTGTCGGGCGCAATTGCCGACTGACATTGATGTTAATAGCTGACAAAGGGGCCGCGCGGGGTTACGCACCTTGCGCGGCCTTTTTGTGCCTGGGGAGAGCAAAGTGAGCACTAGGAAAGCAATTTTCATCACCGGCGGCGGTTCGGGCATCGGCCGTGAAACCGCGATCTATTTTGCCGAACGCGGCTGGTTCGTCGGCCTCGGTGACGTCAACGAACAGGGCATGCGCGACACCGAAGGACTGCTGCCGGGCGGCTTTTCCTATTCCCACAAGCTGGACGTGCGCGATCGCAAGCAATGGGACGAAGCGCTGGAAGCTTTCGCCACCGCGGCCGGTGGCCGGATCGATGTCGTATTCAACAATGCCGGTGTCGGATCGGGCGGTGAACTCGCCGGGATGGAGCAGGACGAGATCGATCGCTGCCTCGACGTAAACCTCCGCGGCGTCATTTACGGCGCTCAGGCGGCCTATCCCTATCTCAAGAAGACCGCGCCCGGCTCAGCCCTGATCAACACATCGAGCGCTGCCGGGATCATGGGCACGGGCGGCATGAGCATCTATTGCGCGACCAAGTTCGGTGTTCGCGCCGTGACCGAAAGCCTAGACGCCGAATGGGCAGATGACGGGATCACGGTTGCTTCGATCTGCCCGTCCTTCATCGACACGCCGCTGCTTGACGGCACGGGAAGCCGCGGGTCGAACGAGCTGATCCGCACCCGCGTTACCGAAGCGGGTCTGGAAATCACACCGGCCAGCGAAGTCGCCAAGGCAGTGTGGGACGCAGTGCACGGCGACGAGCTGCACTATCTTGTCGGCAAGACGGCAAAACGGCTAAATTTCGCGAAGCGCTGGATGCCGGGCCGTGCCCGCAAGATGGCGCGCCGGAACCTGAAGCCGCTGGGCCAGTAATCAGCCCAGAAGGGCTTCGATCGCCTCGACCATCTTCACGTCGCGTGCCGACAGGGCGCCGCCGCTTTCGGGCGCGGCGTCATGCGTCGTCAGCGTTATTTCGACCCGGTTGTAGACGTTGAACCATTCGGGATGGTGGTCGTGCTTTTCCGCGATCAGCGCGACACGATTCATGAAGCCCCAGGCCTCGCTGAAATCGGCAAAGGCGAACTTGCGCTCTATCGCGGCCCCGTCGCGGGCAAGGCTCCATTGGCGATGATCGGACAGGAGCGCATCACGCTCGGCTTCGGTCAGTTTGGCAATGCTCATGCGCCGCCCTCTACATCATCGATTGCGGCGAGGACAACGCGGCGTTTCAGCACGTGGCGGAACAGCACCCACAGCACCGCGACGACGATGAAGCCCGAAAGACTGTAGAGCGGGTCCTGCACGATGAATACTATCAGCAGGCTGCTCGCCATCGCCAGTGCGAAGACGATGCTGGCGGGATATAGCGGCATGCGGAACGGCCGGTGGAGGTCGGGTTCCTTCCGGCGAAGCGCAATGACGCTTAGCATCACCAGCACAATCAGCCCCTGCCCGATCGAAACCGTCATGCTCGACAGCGCCTGGTAAGTGCCGGTGAGGATGAAGGATGCCCCAATCGCCGTCGCCAGAGCCATCGCCCGCAGCGGCGTTCCGCGCTTGTCCACCTTCGCGAAATATTCCGGCAGGATGCGCGCCCGCGCCATCGCATAATGCGCCCGCGCCGCAGACATGATCTGGAGGTTGGTGATCGCGCCGACCGACAGGACCCCGAACAAGGTCAGGAAGTAATCGCCCCGTTCGCCGAAGACCATTCCGGCGGCATCCGCTGCAACGAGATTCGATCCCGCCATCTGGTCGGGCGTAAGGACGTGGAGCATGGCGAGGTTGAGCAGGACATAGATCACCGCGACCGAGATGATGCCGCCAAACAATGCGCGCGGGACCTGCCGTCCGGGATCGCGCATTTCCTCGCCGTAATAGACCACTTCCCACCAGCCGTTGTAGGTGTTGTTGATCACGAGGATGGCGGTGCCCATGGCCAGCAGGCCCGACCGGACAATCGGCGTGGTTTCGACCGGCTCTACCGCCTCGCCCGCAAACAGCGCCACGATCAATCCCACCAGCACCAGCCCCTTGAGCGTCGAGAAGGCGATCTGGCTCGCCCCGCTCGACCGGGTGCCGCTGGCGTTGAGCAGTGCGAAGAGGACCGTGACGACGAGTCCCATCTCGACCGGTCCCAGCCTGCCGCCGCCTACGCCCAGCCGGACGAGAAATTCACCTGTGACAAAGCCCAGCATGGCAATCGTCGTGACCTGCAGGAACATGGTGGCAAATGCCGCGGCAAGTGCCATTCGGTCGCCCAGCGCGCGGTGGATGAAGGCGAACTGCCCCCCTGCCCTGGGGATTGCCGCGCCCAGTTCTGCATAGGGTAGCGCGCTCACCATGGCGATCAGCGCGCCGGCAATCCACAGGCCGATGATCACTTCGGGCGATCCGGTCGCATCGGCGACCACGCCGGGCGCACGCAGGATGCCCTGGCCGACCACTGCGCCGATCACGGCAGCGAGGCCAAAGCCCAGACCGAGTACCCGCAGAAGCCTGTTGTCCTGCCCCATTACCTTCCCCCCAGAAGCCGTTCACGGGCGAGACTGCGGTGCAAAGCCGCCCATCACAAGTGAAAAACGCGCACTTGGCGCGTCGCACCGGAGCCTCTATCGCATCGCGCAATGAACGACCCTGGTCAGCCCCGCCTTGTTGCGACCGATCTCGCTTGCCGCAGGGGCGACCGCGTCCTGTTCCGCAGCCTGTCGCTGTCGGTGAATTCGGGCGAGGCGCTGCACGTCACGGGGGCCAACGGGATAGGCAAGTCCAGCCTGCTGAGAATCGTCGCCGGATTGCTGACGCCCTTTGCAGGAAAAGTGGCAAGCAAGGGGATGATCGGGCTGGTCGATGAACGCCCCGCACTCGACCCGGAATTGCCGCTCGGCAAGACGCTCGATTTCTGGCGAGGGATCGACGGAGCAGCAACCGACGGTGAAGCACTGACTGCGCTGGGGCTCGAACCGCTGCTCGATATCCCGGTGCGCTACCTTTCGACCGGCCAGCGCAAGCGTGCGGCGCTGGCACGGCTCATGTCGCAAGGCGCACCGATCTGGCTGCTCGACGAACCGCTCAACGGGCTCGATCGTGATGCCGTCGCAATGGTCGAAGGACTGGTTGCCGGACATTGCAAGGCAGGCGGCCTGGCGGTGATCGCCTCGCACCAGCCTGTCGCGATCGAAGGGCTGCGCGAACTGGCGCTGGAGGAATACGCGGCATGATGATCGCGCTGCTCCGCCGCGACCTGTCGCGCCTGTTCCCCTTCGCCGGAAGCGGCGCGGCGCTGCCGCTGCTGTTCTTCCTCGCCGTGGCGATGCTTTATCCCTTTGCGGTCGGGCCGGATGCGAACCTGCTTGCGCGCACAGGCGGCGGGGTGGTCTGGATTGCCGCCCTGCTTGCAGCGATCCTGCCGCTCGACCGGCTGGTGCAGGAGGACATTACGCTGGGCGTGTTCGACCAATTGAAGCTGCGCGGGGCGAGCGAGGAACTGGTGATGACAGCGCGGCTATTGGCGCACTGGATCAGCTTCGGTCCGCTCCTCATCCTCGCGACCTTTCCCGCCGCGGCCTTGCTCAACCTCGAAGGGCAGACGCTGCACCTGCTGCTGCTGGGACTGCTGGCCGGAACGCCGGGCCTCGCCGCCATCGGGCTGATGATTGCGGCTCTTACCGCCAGCCTTCGCGCTGGTGCTGCACTGTCAGGCCTGCTGCTGATCCCGCTCGCCCTGCCTATCCTGATCTTCGGTGCGGGGGCGCTCGCCCGGGGCGATGCCTCGAGCGTCGGTTTCGCAGGAGCAATCAGCCTGGTGTTGTTCGCCGCCGCGCCCTTCGCAGCAGGTGCCGCGATCAGGGCAGCTCGCGAAACCTAGGCGTAGGGCGGCTTGTGCAGGCCCTTGGGGCTTTCGGTGAAAATCTCGACCCCGTCCTCGGTGATGCCGAGCGAGTGTTCGAACTGCGCCGATAGCGACTTGTCACGCGTCACCGCAGTCCAGCCGTCGCCCAGGATCTTGGCCCATGGCTTGCCGGTGTTGATCATCGGTTCGATGGTGAAGAACATGCCCGGCTTCAGTTCCGGACCAGTCCCCGCCTTTGCTGCGTGCACGACTTCGGGTGCATCGTGGAACAGCTTGCCCAGGCCGTGACCGCAGAATTCGCGGACGACGCCATAGCGGAACTGGCGAGCGTGTTCCTCGATCGCAGCGCCGATATCGCCAAGCCGCGCGCCCGGTTTGGCTGCGGCTTCGATCCCCAGCATCAGACATTCATAGGTCACTTCGACCAGCCGCTTCGCCTTGATCGCCGGTTCGCCGACGAAATACATCCGGCTGGTGTCGCCGTGCCATCCGTCAAGCTGCGGGGTCACGTCGATATTTACGATATCGCCGTCCTTCAGCGCCTTGTCGCCCGGAATGCCGTGGCAAATGACATGGTTGATCGAAGTGCAGCAGCTGTGAGTGTAACCGCGATAGCCGAGCGTTGCGGGGACCGCGCCGCCGTCCAGCGTCATCGTGCGGACGAGATCGTCGATCTGCGCGGTGGTGACGCCGGGCTGCACGAAAGTGGTCAGTTCGTCGAGGATTTCGGCGGCCAAGCGGCCCGCCCTGCGCATGCCCTCGAACCCTTCCGGTCCGTGCAGCTTGATGGTCCCGTCACGATAGACGGTGTCTGAGTCTTCGACGATCTGGTACTGGTGCATGCGGGCTATCTAGTGCTTCTGCCCGCAAATTGCGAGCGTTCAGCGCTTCACGCTGAAATAGCGCGCGTATTCCGGTTTGACCGTCTTAATCACCGCAGCATCCACTGGCAGGTTGATCTCGTAATCCCCTTCGGCATAGGCGCCCGCGACATAGGGACCGTAATAGGCGCCAAGCCGGTCGAAGGTCTTGCCGTTGGACGAACCGACGAACAGGACGGTTTCCTCTATGCCGGGGCAATTGTTCGGCCATTCGCCATAGCTGTCGGGAATTTCCCCGCCCCGGCGCTTCAGCCGCTCGCGGTCGAGCCCGGCGCAGGCACGCTTCGAGATGGCGCCATGGATCGCAGCCCGGGATGTGAACAGTTCGGTGGGATCGAGCAGTTCCTTGGCCTCGCGGTCCCAGATCGAGGAATCCTTGCCGTAAAGCCCATGCGCACCGCCGGTATAGGTGTAGAGCATGTTCGACAGGCTGAGGAAGCGCGGCAGGTCGGCGACCACTGCATATTCGTTCGAATAGCTGCTGTTTCGGCAGGACACGGCATCAGGCGGACAATCCTTGATCATCACGTTCCAGTCGTCGGTGACGGTCCGCAGCATCTTTTCGCGGTGTTCGCCCAGCTGCTTTGCGAGTTCGGGTTCCGCACTCACCTTGGCAGGCCAGGTGTAGGTGAAATCCATTGCACCACCGCCCGGCTCGTCCAGTTTCTTCTTGAAGGAATAGCCCTGCGCCTCGCTTTCGCTCGATGCCGTTGCCGACGCTTGCGCTGGCGAAGTCGCCGCGCTGGCAGTCGCTTGCGGAGTTTCCTCTGCGACCGGCGCTTCGGCAGAGCAGGAGGCAAGTGCAGTCGCGGCAACCACAGTGATCAAAGCGCGCATAATTTCGCAAACCTCCTTGTGACAGCGGGGCTATCGTCACTAACTAGCGCAATATGACCGACAAGACCGACCTTATCCAGCCGGATCGCGGACAGGACGCGATTCCCATCCACCTCGTCAACAAGGACGGCTTTGCAGACTGGGCGAAGAAACTCTCTTCGGGGCAGCGTGCAGCGCTCGCCGCGCAGAAGTTCGAGGGCGCCGGATACCAGCACGCGATCGTGCCCGATGGCGATGGCTGGTTCGTGGTCGGCGGCGTCGCCAATCCCGATGACCTGTCGAGCTGGTGCCTCGCCAAGCTGGCGGAAGTCCTGCCCGAAGGAACCTATCGCCGCGCCGATGGTGAGCCCGGCGCTGCAATGCATGGCTGGCAGACCGGCCAGTACCGCTTCACCCGCTATACCAATGACGAAAAGGCGCAGGGTCCACGCATTCTGCTGACCAAGGACGTCAAGAGAATCGAGCCAGCCATGGCAGAGGCGCGCGCGGTCAAGCTGGTGATGGACCTCGTCAACACGCCGGCCGAGGACATGGGCCCTGCTGCGCTCGAGGAAGAATTCGAGCGCCTCGCCAAGGCGCATCATGCCAAGCTGAAAGTGACCAAGGGCGACACGCTGGAGCAGGAATATCCGATGGTCTACGCTGTCGGCCGTGCCGCTGCGCGCCATCATGCACCGCGCATCATGCACCTGACCTGGGGCAAGGAGAAGGATCCGGTCGTCGCCATCGTCGGCAAGGGCGTGACCTTCGATTCCGGCGGTCTCGACATCAAGCCCGGCAGCGGCATGCTGCTGATGAAGAAGGACATGGGCGGCGCTGCCCATGCCATCGCGCTCGCCGAGCTCGTCATGAAGGCACACCTGCCGGTTCGCCTCCACGTGCTGGTCCCGGCGGTCGAGAATGCGATTTCCGGAAATGCCTTCCGCCCCGGCGACGTGCTCAAGACGCGCAAGGGCATCACTGTCGAAATCGGCAATACCGATGCCGAAGGCCGCCTGATCCTGGGCGACGCGCTGACCCGGGCGAGCGAGGAAAACCCCGAACTCATCATCGATTTCGCGACCCTGACCGGTGCCGCCCGCGTGGCGCTCGGCCCCGAGCTGCCCGCGCTCTTCACCCGCCGCGACGAGACCGCCGATGCACTGATCGAAGCGGGAAAGGCGAACGACGACCAGCCGTGGCGACTGCCGCTGCACCACGGCTACGACGAATATCTCAATTCCGATATCGCTGACACGAACAACGCCCACGGCAACGCCTTTGCCGGAGCGACCGTGGCAGGCCTGTTTCTCGACAAGTTCGTCGGCGAAGACATCGACTGGGCGCACTTCGACACCTTTGCGTGGCGCCCTGCACCCAAGCCGG from Altererythrobacter epoxidivorans encodes the following:
- a CDS encoding PdaC/SigV domain-containing protein, whose product is MRALITVVAATALASCSAEAPVAEETPQATASAATSPAQASATASSESEAQGYSFKKKLDEPGGGAMDFTYTWPAKVSAEPELAKQLGEHREKMLRTVTDDWNVMIKDCPPDAVSCRNSSYSNEYAVVADLPRFLSLSNMLYTYTGGAHGLYGKDSSIWDREAKELLDPTELFTSRAAIHGAISKRACAGLDRERLKRRGGEIPDSYGEWPNNCPGIEETVLFVGSSNGKTFDRLGAYYGPYVAGAYAEGDYEINLPVDAAVIKTVKPEYARYFSVKR
- a CDS encoding leucyl aminopeptidase family protein, with translation MTDKTDLIQPDRGQDAIPIHLVNKDGFADWAKKLSSGQRAALAAQKFEGAGYQHAIVPDGDGWFVVGGVANPDDLSSWCLAKLAEVLPEGTYRRADGEPGAAMHGWQTGQYRFTRYTNDEKAQGPRILLTKDVKRIEPAMAEARAVKLVMDLVNTPAEDMGPAALEEEFERLAKAHHAKLKVTKGDTLEQEYPMVYAVGRAAARHHAPRIMHLTWGKEKDPVVAIVGKGVTFDSGGLDIKPGSGMLLMKKDMGGAAHAIALAELVMKAHLPVRLHVLVPAVENAISGNAFRPGDVLKTRKGITVEIGNTDAEGRLILGDALTRASEENPELIIDFATLTGAARVALGPELPALFTRRDETADALIEAGKANDDQPWRLPLHHGYDEYLNSDIADTNNAHGNAFAGATVAGLFLDKFVGEDIDWAHFDTFAWRPAPKPGRPKGGAAYGLRAAFHMLRARYSGE
- the ccmA gene encoding heme ABC exporter ATP-binding protein CcmA codes for the protein MNDPGQPRLVATDLACRRGDRVLFRSLSLSVNSGEALHVTGANGIGKSSLLRIVAGLLTPFAGKVASKGMIGLVDERPALDPELPLGKTLDFWRGIDGAATDGEALTALGLEPLLDIPVRYLSTGQRKRAALARLMSQGAPIWLLDEPLNGLDRDAVAMVEGLVAGHCKAGGLAVIASHQPVAIEGLRELALEEYAA
- a CDS encoding heme exporter protein CcmB, whose translation is MMIALLRRDLSRLFPFAGSGAALPLLFFLAVAMLYPFAVGPDANLLARTGGGVVWIAALLAAILPLDRLVQEDITLGVFDQLKLRGASEELVMTARLLAHWISFGPLLILATFPAAALLNLEGQTLHLLLLGLLAGTPGLAAIGLMIAALTASLRAGAALSGLLLIPLALPILIFGAGALARGDASSVGFAGAISLVLFAAAPFAAGAAIRAARET
- a CDS encoding APC family permease; the protein is MGQDNRLLRVLGLGFGLAAVIGAVVGQGILRAPGVVADATGSPEVIIGLWIAGALIAMVSALPYAELGAAIPRAGGQFAFIHRALGDRMALAAAFATMFLQVTTIAMLGFVTGEFLVRLGVGGGRLGPVEMGLVVTVLFALLNASGTRSSGASQIAFSTLKGLVLVGLIVALFAGEAVEPVETTPIVRSGLLAMGTAILVINNTYNGWWEVVYYGEEMRDPGRQVPRALFGGIISVAVIYVLLNLAMLHVLTPDQMAGSNLVAADAAGMVFGERGDYFLTLFGVLSVGAITNLQIMSAARAHYAMARARILPEYFAKVDKRGTPLRAMALATAIGASFILTGTYQALSSMTVSIGQGLIVLVMLSVIALRRKEPDLHRPFRMPLYPASIVFALAMASSLLIVFIVQDPLYSLSGFIVVAVLWVLFRHVLKRRVVLAAIDDVEGGA
- a CDS encoding cysteine synthase A codes for the protein MNITKPFGSTLDLIGNTPLVLLKGPSEAAGCEIWGKCEFANPGGSVKDRAALYIIRDAEKRGDLKPGGTVVEGTAGNTGIGLALVANALGYKTIIVMPDNQSKEKMDTLRALGAQLVLVPPTKYADPNHFQHVSRRMAEETEGAIWAGQFDNTANRKAHIEGTAQELWQQLDGRIDGFTCAAGTGGTIAGVGMGLKELDENVRIALTDPHGAALYNYYAEGELKAEGSSVAEGIGQGRITGNLEGAPIDTQFRISDEEGLHWVARLLREEGLCLGLSSGINVAGAIEMGKQFVAEGRKDARIVTVLCDSGFRYLSTLYNADWLRSKGLPVFDWLDAA
- the map gene encoding type I methionyl aminopeptidase, whose protein sequence is MHQYQIVEDSDTVYRDGTIKLHGPEGFEGMRRAGRLAAEILDELTTFVQPGVTTAQIDDLVRTMTLDGGAVPATLGYRGYTHSCCTSINHVICHGIPGDKALKDGDIVNIDVTPQLDGWHGDTSRMYFVGEPAIKAKRLVEVTYECLMLGIEAAAKPGARLGDIGAAIEEHARQFRYGVVREFCGHGLGKLFHDAPEVVHAAKAGTGPELKPGMFFTIEPMINTGKPWAKILGDGWTAVTRDKSLSAQFEHSLGITEDGVEIFTESPKGLHKPPYA
- a CDS encoding SDR family oxidoreductase; amino-acid sequence: MSTRKAIFITGGGSGIGRETAIYFAERGWFVGLGDVNEQGMRDTEGLLPGGFSYSHKLDVRDRKQWDEALEAFATAAGGRIDVVFNNAGVGSGGELAGMEQDEIDRCLDVNLRGVIYGAQAAYPYLKKTAPGSALINTSSAAGIMGTGGMSIYCATKFGVRAVTESLDAEWADDGITVASICPSFIDTPLLDGTGSRGSNELIRTRVTEAGLEITPASEVAKAVWDAVHGDELHYLVGKTAKRLNFAKRWMPGRARKMARRNLKPLGQ
- a CDS encoding DNA-3-methyladenine glycosylase family protein, producing MGLTAGQIRSSLDELAQREPRIAAALERVGYPEERIRPTGYKTLLRTIVGQQVSVAAASSMWNKLEAELGEDFTPHCVLERDFDTLRACGLSRQKQGYARSLCELVASGDLDFDSLPSDDEEAIAELTRIKGIGRWSAEIYLLFAEGRADIWPAGDLAVQEGVKRLLELEERPSEKEARAIGEAWAPHRGAMAIFTWHFYANPAL
- a CDS encoding alpha/beta hydrolase family protein, translating into MLNSKLLARVAVPAMAAGLLSACTTYQEEPPMTANAATVPAEAELISRDALFGNPTRSAGRLSPDGKWLSWLAPKDDVLNVWMAPADNPDAARAMTSSTDRPIRQYFWAPDSQSLLYVQDKGGDENFLLYGIDLETGKETTLTPFEKTRVQVMGTSETIRDKILVGLNNRDARFHDAYLLDLNTGELELVMENNAYAGFLADDNLTLRMAIRPNAAGGMDFFPITDGEIAETPSDTTTLEDSLTTQPAGFTTDGKTMYWIDSRGRNTAALIAQDVATGEKRIIAQNDKADIGGAMSDPKTGEIEAYSFTYLTTEWTAIDPEIGKALAFLDSKLDGDFGVQSRTDDDSKWIVWNDPLTAPTRTYIYDRKAGTLDEFYTTRPELEGAPLQPMHPLEIKSRDGLTLPSYLTLPPGSDSNGDGVPDKAVPMVLMVHGGPWARDGYGYNSYHQWLANRGYAVMSVNFRGSTGFGKDFINAGNMQWGLAMHDDLIDAVDYAIAKGITSSDKVAIMGGSYGGYATLAGLTFTPDKFACGVDIVGPSNLETLLSSIPPYWEPMIAQFHERMGNPATEEGLAKLKAASPLYKADKIVKPLLIGQGANDPRVNQAESDQIVEAMKAKGIPVTYVLYPDEGHGFAKPANNIAFNAITENFLATCLGGRAEPLGGTVGNSTAQIVEGANYVQGLSGAIAD
- a CDS encoding 4a-hydroxytetrahydrobiopterin dehydratase, with the protein product MSIAKLTEAERDALLSDHRQWSLARDGAAIERKFAFADFSEAWGFMNRVALIAEKHDHHPEWFNVYNRVEITLTTHDAAPESGGALSARDVKMVEAIEALLG
- a CDS encoding 2Fe-2S iron-sulfur cluster-binding protein gives rise to the protein MPKLIVTTREGETSEIQVDDGLTVMEAIRDNGFDELLALCGGCCSCATCHIHVDPSFKDKLPAMSEDEDDLLESSDHRNENSRLSCQIPFTSDLDGLKVTIADED